caacaataacaacaaagttaCGTGAACGTGATGATAATGTGCTCTGTACTCCACCCAAAAGTTATTTCAAGCCGGAGCTTCAGTTTATAGCTGCTAGCCAGCGACTTTAGCGTGTTGCAAGTCCAATGTTCGCTTCGTTCACTCTCCATTTCAGTTGCGGCGCAGACGCGAAACGCGCAGGTTGTTGTTAAAAcccacaaacaacacacaacaaaaacaaaaaatgtgcgcataaaaaacacaaaccgaagaaaccaaaaccaaaaacgaaaatatttatttgaaaaaccATTTGAAAAATGTTCGAAACGTAACACAAAATCTGacagacagcgacagcgacagttGAGTAATTATGCCATTTGTATGTGGCtagtgcaaaaaatatatatttgtggcCCAAAACAGAAATGCAgatacaataacaaaataaacaattgtcCAAGTTGGAGTGAACAAAAATGTCGACAAACTGGGGGAGCTcacttaattttttgtttaactgcagtttcgctttcatttttaCAAATTCGGAACGCGCGTTGTTTGTGCTCTTGATTAGcaacaatttgattttatgaaatcaaaatacagtgcgtaaaaagcaacaacaacaatagcaacaacaacaaatatgccgaaacagcagcagcggcaataaAATCGAGCATAAAGCAATCAAGCGACAAGGCCGcataacaaaaatttgaacgcttcaaaatttaaatgaaaaaccacaaaaagtttaaaaatatattataaactaaatacaacatcagcacacacacacacacatacacagtcaAGACGTTGAGCTCATTGACGTCTGCTGGCAAAAccttaacaacaaaaaaaaacagctagcaacaacaacaacaccaaaggCACATTGAACAAAAGTGAGAGTGATTTCCAAAccgttttttttctgtttttgctgTCCGCTgtctgttatttttatttttttgattttctgttttcgttttttgttgacGCTTTTTATTCGAGCCAAAGTCAGTTTGCATATCGCGTCGCTTGGgcatatttgaaatactttttcatATGACGCAGCAATCGCAATGAAAcccaaaatacaacaaaaaaaaaccagcttgaaattattgcaaaatgtggcaaattctgcacacaaaacaaaattaacacCAACTCAAcccaactgtgtgtgtgtgtgtgtaataatGTTGTAATGTTTCACAATGTTTTTTATTCGGTAGATTTCATGAGCTAAATGcaagcaacaaatacaacaaattctTCAGCTGCTGATCATGTTTTGGCCAAAACAATTGCCGGGCACTGTTAGCCTGCTTTGGCTGCTACTTTGCCTACTCTACCATTGTAAGTAGACGACaacacaacaactacaacaacgatTACCAAAAATCTAAATCGAATTTCAAGTGAATATTTAAGTGGTGCAATAACCGGTTTAACGACAAACACACGAAACttaaaccaataaaaaaaaaaacgccacTTGATTGGCTCCAAATTGTCGTACTCTAGACTTTGCTCTGTGGCCCAGACTAGACCACGTTAGACCAGGTAAAGCCCCAACAAGCCGGGCCACCAAAGCGCGCTTGTTGAGTCTCTCAAGTTGTTGCCGGTCTTTGTGTCAAGGTCGCCAcatctcctctcctctcctctcttgCCTCATTCGCAGCTGCGAttcaactgaactcaactcgacttgaTTTGATTGTTAGCTACtctttgtttattgttattagtttGCGTTTTATTTCTCATATTTGTTCGGCCTTTTAAGCACACTTTAGAATGGGAGCACAAAGTGCACTTCAAGTGTAGCAAACACTTTTTATAGAGTTACATAATACACACCATAGGTGGAAGTTTGGAATGATCGTAACTACAAAAGTGGCCTAGgtcagttttcagtttcatttttaaCGATAGCCAAAGTTGTGTGCGGCTTTTACCTTGAACATTTACTTAGAATTAATGGCTACAAATTTATCATGGTACTTAATACTGAACTATGTGAGTGAGAGCGAAAACATTCCACTTTAacttaatgtattttaaaagttttgttaTAGTTAATTCAACTAGATAGAGAACagatacaattttaaatataaatttattatacccgctacctataaTAGTCGCGAATtttaatacataaaataataataaaagtctTTAAGATTCCTGAAAGTTTGGATGCGATCAGATAACAAATGGAaaagatatttaagaaaaacttttgtatggggaaaaactttgctttgttgctttggcttacaatctggtatatttaggactcggtagtatattttgaatgtagtactatataaatatactaaatgttggtagatttttgtatttttgtggtatattaaagTAAGAAACAAATagataataaaaagcaacaacattaaagTTTGTGAGGCAAGAAATAATGGCTATTCAAAAATTCATGCCTTCAAACTAATAAATCAAGTTTCTATCAAGATAATTTTGAAATCAGGAAACAagcataaaaaatcaaaaaaaaaattttaataattttaaatttattgctgagtcagctaaataaaaataattgatattttgaGCAAATAttagaatacaaaaataatacaatataaacgATTCAATTTCTAACAAATTCGGACCATTATTTAATATGTCAACTATATGATATAGTGCTCAGATTCTGGCaccaattaaatttcaaattatagcTCAAGTCAAGTATGAACACCTGTGTTTCGAGACATTAACCAAACtcttcaactcaactcaacttcaACTCATGAGTAGGTGTGACCTTCTGTCCGTCTCTAAGCCAAGTTTTATGGCTGGATAATATCTGAGCTTATCCGCTTAGCAATTCGTCACAAAATGACAGCCagtcataaaaaaaagtcaGGCCATAAAACATGCTTGTTGCGtaatacaaacaacaataacaaagagGCCTAAATTGAAAGTCTCAAGTGATGTTTTTGCGCTAATGATtaatgtaaattgaatttgtctTTGCAGCACAAAATGCCGATGGCTTCATTGTGCCGGAGCAGCTGCCGTCGGTGCTCTCGCTGGTCTACTCAAATATTCCCACCATCAAGAAAGGTGAGTCTGTATTAACTTTTGGCCTCCCATCAACTGAATAATGAATTCCTCTCTATGTTCGATAGGCACCGATTCACGTttcggctttggctttcgACTGGGCGAACATGCGGATTTCCAAGTGCTACTCGAGCTGGGACCACAGAAGGAGACCCGTCCACTGGGTGATCCTAGCAAATACGATCAATCCTTTAACAAGCGTCAAGTGAGCGCCCAGGAACAACGTCAACAGctgcgacaacagcagctttTGGCGACCTCGACGGAGCGCAATGCTGCCAGCTGGCTGGAGACCTGGTCGAATGGCATGAAGCCGCAGGAGAAAGCTCAGGCAGCTAAGCCCAAGCCTAGGATCAAGCAAACAGAAACTGCCACGTTGCCTGTAAGACCACAGATGCCAACGGAtgcactgcagcagctgcaacagctcTACAAGATGGCCAGCACAGTCAGTGAAGCAtccacaataacaacaacaacaagtgagGCGCCCTCATTAACGGGCGCATCTATAAGCTTGGGTGTCCCCAGTGGATTCAAATTGCCACCGCCTGTTTTAGCACAGGACTCCAATGCATTGGGCGTTATTAGTCCGAAGAAAAGCAGTGCTGACATTACCAAGGATCTGATGAACGTCAGTCTAGAGGCTTAGGTTGTATTTTAGAAGTATTCACATTCATACACCCATATCTCGCTTAGCGACATGGCAGAtgcacatatttttattaaaaattcggTTTACCCCAGTTTTTAGTCGAAGTTGACGCCATTAAGCGAGGTACAGAGGTGTACAATATTTCCCTTATCTCTCTTTAAGCTGAACtctatatttgtaaatatgtaattcCAATTGGCTTTTGAAGCTATCCAGTTTGTAGTAGTAACAATTATATAAGGCATAAGGCAACATTAATGTGTCAATAGCGAAAATACGTACATAGTAAAGtcatttgaaaataaacatttttacgataaaataaattgctattTTATTATCAGCGCCAGTTACATGAAAACGTAACGGAATACACGAAGTCATAACACTGTAAGACCGTAACCGgtataaaatactgaaaagtactaaattaatttttttggtattatcccTAGCATCAAGCTGCAGCGCATTGAAAAATGCCGTTACATGATTTTCAATGGCGGAAATTTAGCAAAAATACTAGTTTATAATGGAAAGctatactaatataatatcaatttaatgtaCTCACTTTATTAAGGGCATAAGCTGCTAATGGAGGCACGCAAGGCAAAAGACATTGCAGTTGAGACACTTGAGCGTTGTGCGCCGCCAAAATTTGCTGGCGTCGAAGGCCgcgcacaaaatattttcacagaacaaaaaaaacaaacaaaaacccaCTTTAGCACAACAACTAATGCACTTTATAACTAGGAgctatcattttattttcacatcACTTTACACTTTAAAGAACACACATTTTTATAcgaatttaacaattttcttcTATGCACAATTTTTCGCTGGCAACTTAGCGCGCACTTTTACTTACACTGTTAACTTTACAGAAGCCATTGCAGTTTTTACGATTTCCGTCTATATAACATAGCTGCAGACTGCAACGTGTTTGCTTCTATGTTAGCAAAAagctaaagaaaaatgtataatttccAATAAAAATGCtctatttataaagaaataaatatgtaatttgtttttagcaaATAATAAGATGAGTAACTTAATAgctttattataaaaatcttCACA
This window of the Drosophila albomicans strain 15112-1751.03 chromosome 2L, ASM965048v2, whole genome shotgun sequence genome carries:
- the LOC117563609 gene encoding uncharacterized protein LOC117563609 isoform X1 yields the protein MFWPKQLPGTVSLLWLLLCLLYHSQNADGFIVPEQLPSVLSLVYSNIPTIKKGTDSRFGFGFRLGEHADFQVLLELGPQKETRPLGDPSKYDQSFNKRQVSAQEQRQQLRQQQLLATSTERNAASWLETWSNGMKPQEKAQAAKPKPRIKQTETATLPVRPQMPTDALQQLQQLYKMASTVSEASTITTTTSEAPSLTGASISLGVPSGFKLPPPVLAQDSNALGVISPKKSSADITKDLMNVSLEA
- the LOC117563609 gene encoding uncharacterized protein LOC117563609 isoform X2, translating into MTQNADGFIVPEQLPSVLSLVYSNIPTIKKGTDSRFGFGFRLGEHADFQVLLELGPQKETRPLGDPSKYDQSFNKRQVSAQEQRQQLRQQQLLATSTERNAASWLETWSNGMKPQEKAQAAKPKPRIKQTETATLPVRPQMPTDALQQLQQLYKMASTVSEASTITTTTSEAPSLTGASISLGVPSGFKLPPPVLAQDSNALGVISPKKSSADITKDLMNVSLEA